One Parageobacillus sp. KH3-4 genomic region harbors:
- the hisG gene encoding ATP phosphoribosyltransferase produces the protein MLTIAMPKGRIFAEALELLQKAGYLLPAEFAESRKLMMEVPEENMRLILAKPMDVVTYVEHGVADLGIAGKDVMMEEERDVYELLDLKISKCHLAVAGLPNGRMPQIAPRVATKYPNIASSYFREQGEQVEIIRLNGSIELAPLIGLADRIVDIVSTGRTLKENGLVELEKIADVTSRLIVNPVSYRIKDEEVDVLVHRLSEVIPQ, from the coding sequence GTGCTGACGATTGCGATGCCGAAAGGGCGGATTTTCGCCGAAGCGCTCGAACTGTTGCAAAAAGCGGGATATCTGCTCCCGGCGGAATTCGCCGAATCAAGAAAGCTGATGATGGAAGTGCCTGAAGAAAATATGCGCCTTATTCTTGCCAAGCCGATGGATGTTGTCACATACGTCGAACATGGGGTGGCCGATTTGGGCATCGCCGGCAAAGACGTTATGATGGAAGAAGAACGTGATGTATATGAACTTTTAGATTTAAAGATTAGTAAATGCCATTTGGCAGTGGCGGGCTTGCCAAACGGGCGCATGCCGCAAATTGCGCCACGCGTGGCGACGAAATACCCGAACATCGCCTCGAGCTATTTTCGCGAACAAGGAGAACAAGTCGAAATTATTCGGCTGAATGGTTCCATCGAGCTCGCTCCGCTCATTGGGCTTGCCGACCGCATCGTCGATATCGTCTCGACCGGGCGGACGCTGAAAGAAAACGGGCTTGTGGAGTTGGAGAAAATCGCTGATGTCACATCAAGATTAATCGTCAATCCGGTTAGTTATCGAATAAAAGACGAAGAAGTTGACGTGTTGGTCCACCGTTTGTCAGAAGTCATTCCGCAATGA
- the hisD gene encoding histidinol dehydrogenase, giving the protein MKVERVQSRVSLRRTIESGTEEQRRAVLEIIAAVRARGDEALKSYTEKFDGVRLDSLRVTDEEIETAYQNISEEALRIICEAAENIRDYHERQKKESWITAKEDGTMLGQKITPLDAVGLYVPGGTAAYPSSVLMNVIPAQVAGVKRIVIASPPNKNGTLPAGVLVAANELGVKEIYKVGGAQAIAALAYGTETIRPVDKIFGPGNIYVALAKREVFGQVAIDMIAGPSEIVVLADETANANEIAADLLSQAEHDERASAILVTPSMKLALAVASEVEKQLETLPRKAIAASAIENYGAIYVTETLAEAVEVVNELAPEHLEVMTAEPMQLLGQIRHAGAIFLGRFSSEPVGDYFAGPNHVLPTNGTARFSSGLSVDEFVKKSSIIFYSEPALKRNAEKIAAFARLEGLEAHARAVEERFKK; this is encoded by the coding sequence GTGAAAGTCGAACGAGTGCAAAGCCGTGTATCATTGCGCCGCACCATCGAATCGGGGACGGAAGAACAGCGGCGTGCGGTGTTGGAGATTATTGCCGCTGTGCGCGCCCGCGGCGATGAAGCGCTGAAAAGCTATACGGAAAAATTCGATGGCGTGCGTCTCGATTCGCTGCGCGTGACAGACGAAGAAATCGAAACGGCGTATCAAAACATCAGCGAGGAAGCGCTTCGCATCATTTGCGAAGCGGCGGAAAACATTCGCGATTACCACGAGCGGCAAAAGAAGGAATCATGGATCACCGCGAAAGAAGACGGCACGATGCTTGGACAAAAAATAACGCCGCTCGATGCGGTTGGGCTGTACGTTCCAGGAGGGACGGCGGCGTACCCGTCATCGGTGCTTATGAACGTTATTCCTGCTCAAGTGGCTGGAGTCAAACGAATCGTGATCGCATCTCCGCCAAATAAAAACGGGACGCTCCCGGCCGGCGTGTTAGTCGCGGCCAATGAATTGGGCGTGAAAGAAATATATAAAGTCGGCGGCGCGCAGGCGATTGCCGCGCTCGCGTACGGAACGGAAACGATTCGTCCGGTCGATAAAATTTTCGGACCAGGCAACATTTATGTGGCGCTTGCCAAACGAGAAGTGTTTGGGCAAGTGGCGATTGACATGATCGCCGGACCGAGCGAAATCGTCGTGTTGGCTGATGAAACGGCAAATGCGAACGAAATCGCCGCTGACTTGTTGTCGCAAGCTGAACATGATGAGCGCGCTTCGGCGATTCTCGTCACTCCGTCGATGAAATTGGCGCTCGCGGTCGCAAGCGAGGTCGAAAAACAGCTCGAAACGCTGCCGCGCAAAGCGATTGCCGCTTCGGCGATCGAGAATTACGGAGCCATTTACGTCACGGAAACGCTCGCGGAAGCGGTGGAAGTCGTCAATGAATTGGCGCCGGAGCATTTGGAAGTAATGACAGCTGAACCGATGCAGCTTCTTGGCCAAATCCGCCACGCAGGAGCGATTTTTTTAGGGCGCTTCAGCTCCGAACCTGTCGGCGATTATTTCGCCGGTCCGAACCACGTGCTGCCGACGAATGGTACGGCCCGGTTTTCGAGCGGATTAAGCGTGGATGAGTTTGTGAAAAAATCGAGCATCATTTTTTACAGCGAACCGGCGCTGAAACGAAATGCCGAAAAAATCGCGGCGTTCGCAAGACTCGAAGGGCTTGAAGCACATGCGCGCGCCGTTGAGGAACGTTTCAAAAAATAA
- the hisB gene encoding imidazoleglycerol-phosphate dehydratase HisB yields MERYASISRKTNETDIQLAFAIDGEGKAELHTGVPFLTHMLDLFTKHGHFNLTVTAKGDTEVDDHHTTEDIGICLGQALREALGDKKGIKRYGNAFVPMDEALAQVVVDLSNRPHFEFRGEFPSEKVGTFDVELVHEFLWKLALEARMNLHVIVHYGRNTHHMIEAVFKALGRALDEATMIDPRVKGVPSTKGML; encoded by the coding sequence ATGGAAAGATATGCTTCGATTTCGCGAAAGACGAACGAGACGGATATTCAGCTGGCATTTGCCATCGACGGGGAAGGAAAGGCGGAGCTTCATACCGGCGTGCCGTTTTTAACCCATATGCTTGATTTGTTTACGAAGCACGGCCACTTTAATTTAACGGTGACCGCCAAAGGCGATACGGAGGTGGATGACCACCATACGACCGAAGATATCGGCATTTGTCTCGGGCAGGCGCTTCGGGAGGCGCTCGGCGATAAAAAAGGGATTAAACGTTACGGCAACGCGTTTGTCCCGATGGATGAAGCTCTCGCCCAAGTTGTCGTTGATTTAAGCAACCGCCCGCATTTTGAGTTTCGCGGCGAGTTTCCAAGCGAAAAAGTCGGAACGTTTGATGTCGAATTAGTCCATGAGTTTTTATGGAAATTGGCGCTCGAAGCGCGCATGAATCTGCATGTCATCGTCCATTACGGGCGCAACACACATCACATGATCGAAGCGGTGTTTAAAGCATTAGGGCGCGCGCTCGACGAAGCGACGATGATTGATCCGCGCGTCAAAGGCGTTCCATCAACGAAAGGGATGTTGTGA
- the hisH gene encoding imidazole glycerol phosphate synthase subunit HisH — protein MTMIGIIDYGMGNLYSVSKALERLRYEYVVSDQPNELRQAKGLILPGVGSFKDAMHILRKTELDQFIREAVNEGTPLLGICLGMQLLFEESEENGLTEGLGLLSGRVVRIPGVTASGERYKVPHMGWNRLVFRHSSPLLQNVEEGHVYFVHSYYVVTNDDSVVLASSFYDVEVPAVVGKDNVYGTQFHPEKSGAIGMKILQNYAAIVEGKERM, from the coding sequence GTGACGATGATTGGCATTATTGACTACGGAATGGGGAATTTATACAGCGTCAGCAAAGCATTAGAACGACTTCGTTACGAGTACGTCGTTTCCGATCAGCCAAACGAACTGAGACAAGCGAAGGGGCTTATTTTGCCGGGGGTCGGCTCGTTTAAAGACGCGATGCATATTTTGCGGAAAACAGAGCTTGACCAGTTTATTCGCGAGGCGGTAAATGAAGGAACGCCATTGCTTGGCATTTGCCTTGGCATGCAGCTATTGTTTGAGGAAAGCGAGGAAAACGGGTTGACGGAAGGATTAGGGCTGCTAAGCGGCCGCGTCGTCCGCATTCCCGGCGTAACGGCGAGCGGCGAGCGGTATAAAGTGCCACATATGGGATGGAACCGCCTCGTTTTTCGCCATTCATCCCCGCTTTTACAAAATGTGGAAGAAGGGCATGTTTATTTCGTTCATTCGTACTATGTGGTGACGAACGATGACAGTGTGGTGCTTGCCAGCAGCTTTTACGATGTCGAGGTGCCCGCTGTCGTTGGGAAAGACAATGTGTACGGCACGCAGTTTCATCCGGAAAAAAGCGGCGCGATTGGCATGAAAATTTTGCAAAACTACGCAGCGATCGTCGAAGGAAAGGAGAGGATGTAA
- the hisA gene encoding 1-(5-phosphoribosyl)-5-[(5-phosphoribosylamino)methylideneamino]imidazole-4-carboxamide isomerase yields MAAFTIYPAIDMRGGKCVRLLQGDYNKETVYGDSPIEMAALFAEQGAEWIHMVDLDGAKEGKRVNDRFVVETAKQLPVKVQIGGGIRTEDDIVYYLENGVARVILGSAAIAKPSFVKEMLKKYGERIAIGIDAKDGFVATEGWLNTSNVKATDLGKELAESGAQTFIFTDIATDGMLSGPNIQAAVEMARATGKHVIASGGVSSLEDLVSLQKHVGDGVVGAIVGKALYTKQFTVAEALKVVQGE; encoded by the coding sequence ATGGCGGCGTTTACCATTTATCCGGCGATTGATATGCGCGGCGGCAAATGCGTCCGCCTTTTGCAAGGAGACTATAATAAAGAGACGGTATATGGCGATTCCCCGATCGAAATGGCCGCCTTGTTCGCCGAACAAGGAGCGGAATGGATTCATATGGTCGACTTAGACGGCGCGAAGGAAGGAAAACGCGTCAACGACCGCTTTGTTGTCGAAACGGCGAAACAGCTGCCGGTGAAAGTGCAAATCGGCGGCGGCATTCGTACGGAAGACGACATTGTCTATTATTTGGAAAACGGCGTGGCCCGCGTCATTTTAGGAAGCGCCGCCATCGCCAAACCTTCGTTTGTTAAGGAAATGCTGAAAAAATATGGCGAGCGCATTGCGATCGGCATTGATGCGAAAGATGGGTTTGTTGCGACGGAAGGGTGGCTTAACACGTCGAATGTCAAAGCGACAGACCTTGGAAAAGAGCTGGCAGAATCTGGAGCGCAAACGTTCATCTTTACAGATATTGCGACAGACGGAATGTTGTCAGGTCCGAATATTCAAGCGGCTGTCGAAATGGCGCGTGCAACCGGAAAGCATGTGATCGCTTCCGGAGGCGTCAGCTCGCTTGAAGATTTAGTGTCGCTGCAAAAACACGTCGGTGACGGCGTCGTCGGCGCGATCGTCGGCAAAGCGCTCTACACGAAGCAGTTTACGGTTGCGGAAGCGCTGAAGGTGGTGCAAGGGGAATGA
- the hisF gene encoding imidazole glycerol phosphate synthase subunit HisF has protein sequence MITKRIIPCLDVKDGRVVKGVQFVQLRDAGDPVELAKFYDEQGADELVFLDISASHEGRKTMVEVVEKVAAQLAIPFTVGGGIHSLDDIKMILRAGADKVSLNTAAVRNPQLITEGADFFGAQCIVVAIDAKYDETIGSWRVYTHGGRNATDLEVVEWAKEAVRRGAGEILLTSMDCDGEKNGFDIALTRAVSEAVSVPVIASGGAGSAEHFLEAFVDGKADAALAASIFHYKETSVKEVKAYLKERGVNIR, from the coding sequence ATGATTACGAAGCGCATTATTCCTTGTTTGGATGTGAAAGATGGTCGCGTCGTGAAAGGAGTGCAGTTTGTCCAGCTTCGCGACGCCGGCGATCCGGTTGAACTGGCGAAGTTTTACGACGAGCAAGGAGCGGACGAGCTTGTCTTTTTGGATATTTCCGCGTCACACGAAGGGCGGAAGACGATGGTGGAAGTCGTCGAGAAAGTTGCTGCACAATTGGCGATCCCGTTTACGGTCGGCGGTGGGATCCATTCGCTAGATGATATAAAGATGATTTTGCGTGCGGGAGCTGATAAAGTATCGCTCAATACGGCTGCTGTCCGCAATCCACAACTGATTACAGAAGGAGCGGACTTTTTCGGGGCGCAATGCATCGTTGTTGCGATTGATGCGAAATATGATGAGACAATTGGCTCGTGGCGCGTGTATACGCACGGCGGGCGAAACGCGACGGACTTGGAAGTTGTCGAATGGGCAAAAGAAGCGGTCCGCCGCGGCGCGGGCGAAATTTTACTGACGAGCATGGATTGCGATGGCGAAAAAAACGGCTTTGATATTGCGCTGACGAGAGCGGTAAGTGAAGCGGTTTCCGTTCCGGTCATTGCTTCTGGAGGGGCTGGCAGCGCCGAACATTTTCTCGAAGCATTCGTGGACGGAAAAGCGGATGCGGCGCTGGCGGCATCGATTTTCCACTATAAAGAAACATCAGTAAAAGAAGTAAAAGCGTATTTAAAAGAAAGAGGGGTAAATATTCGATGA
- the hisIE gene encoding bifunctional phosphoribosyl-AMP cyclohydrolase/phosphoribosyl-ATP diphosphatase HisIE, with amino-acid sequence MNLANIRFDEKGLVPAIVQDAQSKEVLMLAYMNEESLKKSLETGETWFYSRSRRELWHKGATSGNTQRIVDMRYDCDSDALLVLVEPAGPACHTGSYSCFSNRINGEKHEASPQRFAIINTLEEIIAKRDAERPEGAYTTYLFEKGIDKILKKVGEEAAEVIIAAKNRSHDELKWEVADLLYHLLVLLREQKLPLDAVLEVLTERHNAKR; translated from the coding sequence ATGAACCTCGCCAACATCCGATTTGACGAAAAAGGACTCGTTCCGGCGATTGTTCAAGACGCGCAAAGCAAAGAAGTATTGATGCTTGCCTATATGAATGAAGAATCGTTAAAAAAATCGTTAGAAACAGGCGAAACATGGTTTTATAGCCGCTCGCGCAGGGAGCTTTGGCATAAGGGAGCCACTTCCGGCAATACACAGCGCATTGTCGACATGCGCTACGATTGTGACAGCGACGCACTCCTTGTGCTTGTCGAGCCGGCTGGGCCAGCCTGCCATACGGGAAGCTATTCGTGTTTTTCCAACCGGATCAACGGTGAAAAACACGAAGCTTCGCCACAACGTTTTGCGATTATCAACACGTTAGAGGAAATTATCGCGAAACGGGATGCCGAACGACCTGAAGGGGCGTATACGACATATTTGTTCGAAAAAGGCATCGATAAAATTTTAAAGAAAGTCGGCGAGGAAGCGGCCGAAGTCATTATTGCCGCGAAAAACCGCAGCCATGACGAACTGAAATGGGAAGTCGCCGATTTATTGTATCATTTGCTTGTGCTGCTAAGAGAGCAAAAACTTCCGCTTGATGCGGTGTTGGAAGTATTAACGGAGCGGCACAACGCCAAACGGTAA
- a CDS encoding tetratricopeptide repeat protein, with the protein MGKQLEPKQRKTKIIPFIQNGEYYFKKGMQAYQQRDLYKAKKYLERAVQYDRNNASFALQLASVLAELGEYQASNQWLLKIVHELDETMYECFYFLANNFAHLGLFHEAMKYAEMYLARDPNGHFAEDIEDLMELLKIDQEEENGGEQDDLITLQERARFLLEKEEFPEAIRLLETIIANYPEFWSAYNNLALAYFYNGNVQKAQEIVEQVLERSPGNLHALCNRLVFYYYLRDERQVKRLSDQLACVHPFFIEHRYKLGATFALVGRFDLAFKWLYHLYKIRYDGDDAFYYWLAYAAYYTGREELAKNVWEKVIDVNPNKRGEEPWAFFSPSVDPELQKIIRWFDRTNIAEMLYGLYLLSESPYKNDPAVSIAIRRYLADHPLLSQFADYFLLRDVRMSPAYVIDSHIIINELSAKNDRTDETMYVAWFSVVVNAFPTNERFSNHSAWSAALEYVWRQRQGQRVTQQWVADKYHVSLSTVKKYVKKVKELLS; encoded by the coding sequence ATGGGAAAACAACTGGAGCCGAAACAGCGAAAAACAAAAATTATTCCATTTATTCAAAACGGCGAATACTATTTCAAAAAGGGAATGCAAGCGTATCAACAACGCGATTTGTATAAAGCGAAAAAATATTTAGAACGGGCGGTCCAATATGATCGGAATAACGCTTCGTTTGCATTGCAGCTTGCCTCCGTGCTTGCCGAGCTTGGAGAATATCAAGCCTCGAATCAATGGCTGCTCAAGATCGTTCACGAGTTGGATGAAACGATGTACGAATGTTTTTATTTTTTAGCGAATAACTTTGCTCATCTCGGATTGTTCCACGAAGCGATGAAGTATGCGGAAATGTATTTGGCGCGTGACCCAAATGGCCATTTTGCCGAGGATATAGAGGATTTAATGGAATTGCTGAAAATTGACCAAGAAGAGGAAAACGGCGGTGAACAAGACGATTTAATTACGTTGCAGGAGCGGGCGCGGTTTTTATTGGAAAAAGAAGAGTTTCCGGAAGCGATTCGTCTGTTGGAGACGATCATTGCTAACTATCCTGAATTTTGGTCAGCGTACAACAATTTGGCGCTTGCCTATTTTTATAACGGAAACGTGCAAAAGGCGCAAGAAATTGTCGAGCAAGTGCTGGAGCGAAGCCCAGGCAATTTGCACGCGCTTTGCAACCGCCTCGTCTTTTATTATTATTTGCGAGACGAACGGCAAGTAAAGCGCCTTTCTGACCAATTAGCATGCGTGCATCCGTTTTTCATCGAACATCGTTATAAGCTCGGAGCGACATTCGCGCTTGTCGGCCGTTTCGACCTCGCTTTCAAATGGCTATATCATTTATATAAAATCCGCTATGACGGAGATGATGCCTTTTATTATTGGCTTGCTTATGCAGCCTATTACACCGGCCGCGAAGAATTAGCGAAAAATGTTTGGGAGAAGGTAATAGATGTAAATCCTAACAAACGTGGAGAAGAGCCGTGGGCGTTCTTCAGCCCGTCTGTCGATCCGGAGCTGCAAAAAATTATTCGCTGGTTTGACCGGACAAATATAGCCGAAATGTTATATGGGCTTTATTTGCTTAGCGAATCGCCGTACAAAAATGATCCTGCCGTTTCCATTGCGATTCGCCGTTATTTGGCTGATCATCCGCTCCTTAGCCAATTTGCGGATTATTTTTTGCTTCGCGATGTGAGAATGTCTCCTGCGTATGTCATCGATAGCCATATCATTATCAATGAGTTGTCGGCGAAAAATGATCGGACTGATGAAACCATGTACGTTGCGTGGTTTTCCGTCGTCGTGAATGCATTTCCGACAAATGAGCGATTTTCTAACCATTCTGCTTGGTCGGCGGCGCTGGAGTATGTATGGCGGCAGCGGCAGGGACAGCGCGTAACGCAACAATGGGTTGCAGATAAATATCATGTTTCATTATCAACGGTGAAAAAATATGTAAAGAAAGTGAAAGAACTATTATCATGA
- the trxB gene encoding thioredoxin-disulfide reductase yields the protein MSEEKIYDVIIAGAGPAGMTAAVYTSRANLSTLMIERGVPGGQMVNTEEVENYPGYEQILGPELATKMFEHAKKFGAEYAYGEVKEIIDGEAYKTVVVGDKQYKGRAVIIATGAEYKKLGVPGEAELGGRGVSYCAVCDGAFFKGKNLVVVGGGDSAVEEGVYLTRFANKVTIVHRRDQLRAQKILQDRAFANEKIDFIWNHTVKQINEKDGKVGSVTLVHTQTGEEREFPCDGVFIYIGMLPLSKPFANLGITNENGYIVTNERMETKVPGIFAAGDVREKSLRQIVTATGDGSIAAQSAQHYVEELKEKLNIK from the coding sequence GTGTCAGAAGAAAAAATTTACGACGTCATTATCGCGGGGGCCGGACCAGCAGGAATGACTGCCGCTGTCTATACATCTCGCGCAAATTTATCCACGTTGATGATTGAGCGGGGTGTGCCAGGAGGGCAAATGGTAAATACAGAGGAAGTGGAAAATTATCCGGGATACGAGCAGATTTTAGGTCCGGAATTAGCGACGAAAATGTTTGAACATGCGAAAAAATTCGGCGCGGAATACGCATACGGTGAAGTCAAAGAAATTATTGACGGCGAAGCGTATAAAACAGTTGTCGTCGGCGATAAGCAATATAAAGGGCGCGCCGTCATCATTGCGACTGGCGCGGAGTATAAAAAGCTCGGCGTGCCTGGTGAAGCCGAACTTGGCGGCCGCGGTGTCTCCTATTGCGCCGTCTGCGATGGAGCATTCTTTAAAGGAAAAAATCTCGTCGTTGTTGGCGGCGGCGACTCTGCGGTAGAAGAAGGGGTATATTTAACCCGCTTTGCCAATAAGGTAACGATCGTACACCGCCGCGACCAATTGCGCGCGCAAAAAATTTTGCAAGACAGAGCGTTTGCCAATGAAAAAATTGATTTCATTTGGAATCATACCGTCAAGCAAATTAACGAAAAAGACGGAAAAGTTGGCAGCGTGACGCTCGTTCATACGCAAACGGGCGAAGAACGCGAATTTCCATGCGATGGCGTGTTCATTTATATCGGCATGCTTCCACTTTCGAAGCCGTTTGCGAACCTTGGCATTACAAATGAAAACGGATATATCGTGACGAATGAGCGCATGGAAACAAAAGTGCCGGGCATTTTTGCGGCAGGAGACGTCCGCGAAAAATCGTTGCGGCAAATCGTAACGGCGACGGGAGACGGAAGCATTGCGGCGCAAAGCGCGCAGCACTATGTGGAAGAGTTAAAGGAAAAATTAAACATAAAGTAA
- a CDS encoding 8-oxo-dGTP diphosphatase encodes MQRVTNCVLVKDGKVLLLQKPKRGWWVAPGGKMEQGESVREACIREYREETGIYLKNPKLKGVFTIVVKDQEQTVSEWMMFTFFADQFAGENVPYCEEGKLEWHPLETIRQLPMAPGDYHILDYALKGSEVMYGTFIYTEDFELLSYRLDSS; translated from the coding sequence TTGCAGCGCGTGACAAATTGCGTTTTAGTAAAAGATGGAAAAGTATTGTTATTACAAAAGCCGAAGCGGGGCTGGTGGGTTGCCCCGGGAGGAAAGATGGAACAAGGGGAATCCGTCCGTGAAGCATGCATTCGCGAATATCGCGAAGAGACAGGAATTTATTTAAAAAACCCGAAGCTCAAAGGAGTTTTTACGATTGTCGTCAAAGATCAAGAGCAAACGGTTTCTGAATGGATGATGTTTACCTTTTTTGCCGATCAATTTGCTGGCGAGAATGTTCCATATTGTGAAGAAGGAAAGTTGGAATGGCATCCGTTGGAAACGATCCGCCAGCTTCCAATGGCGCCAGGTGATTACCATATTTTGGATTATGCGCTTAAAGGATCAGAAGTTATGTACGGAACGTTTATATATACGGAAGATTTCGAATTACTTTCCTACCGGTTAGACTCCAGTTGA
- the rapZ gene encoding RNase adapter RapZ, which translates to MSKGSANNIQVVIITGMSGAGKTVAIQSFEDLGFFCVDNLPPTLLPKFLELMKESGNKMNKVALVMDLRSRDFFDSLFTALDDLAEQSWVTPQILFLDANDSTLVARYKETRRTHPLAPNGLPLEGIRLERKLLEELKGRAQIIYDTSDLKPRELREKILQQFSSHAQQTFTVNVMSFGFKYGVPIDADLVFDVRFLPNPHYIDHMRPKTGLDEEVSSYVLKWGETQKFLEKLIDLLTFMLPHYKREGKSQLVIAIGCTGGQHRSVAIAEYIARHFANDYKTHVSHRDMERRKEKYK; encoded by the coding sequence ATGAGCAAAGGTTCGGCCAACAATATTCAAGTGGTGATTATCACGGGGATGTCCGGCGCCGGGAAAACCGTCGCGATTCAGAGCTTTGAAGACTTGGGCTTTTTTTGTGTCGATAATTTGCCACCGACGTTGCTTCCAAAATTTTTGGAGCTGATGAAAGAGTCGGGGAATAAAATGAATAAAGTGGCGTTAGTGATGGATTTGCGAAGCCGCGACTTTTTCGACAGCTTGTTTACCGCGCTTGACGACTTGGCGGAGCAGTCATGGGTAACGCCGCAAATTTTATTTTTAGACGCCAACGATTCGACGCTGGTGGCGCGATATAAAGAAACAAGACGCACGCATCCGCTTGCGCCAAACGGATTGCCGCTTGAGGGAATCCGTTTAGAGCGCAAACTGCTCGAGGAATTAAAAGGAAGGGCGCAAATTATTTATGATACGTCGGATTTAAAGCCGCGCGAGTTGCGGGAAAAAATTTTGCAGCAGTTTTCTTCCCATGCGCAACAAACGTTTACGGTCAACGTGATGTCGTTTGGCTTTAAATACGGCGTTCCGATTGACGCCGATTTAGTATTTGATGTTCGCTTTTTGCCAAACCCTCACTATATTGACCATATGCGTCCGAAAACAGGATTGGATGAGGAAGTTTCTTCTTATGTGCTAAAGTGGGGGGAAACGCAAAAATTCCTTGAAAAACTGATCGATTTATTGACATTTATGCTCCCTCATTATAAGCGGGAAGGAAAAAGCCAGCTCGTGATCGCCATTGGCTGCACAGGAGGGCAGCACCGATCAGTGGCGATTGCCGAATATATTGCCCGCCATTTTGCAAATGATTATAAAACCCATGTGTCCCACCGTGACATGGAGAGGAGAAAGGAAAAGTATAAATGA
- a CDS encoding YvcK family protein: MNAKSQPKIVIIGGGTGLPVLLRGLKQYAVDITAIVTVADDGGSSGRLRDELQIPPPGDVRNVLAALSDVEPLVVELFQHRFQNGNGLSGHSLGNLILAALTSITGDFVKAIREMSKVLNVHGQVLPAANKSVVLHAEMEDGAIVSGESKIPYSGKKIKKVFLTPENVEPLPETIDAIRSADLIVIGPGSLYTSILPNLLVPKIGQEVCQAKAKKVYICNVMTQAGETLHYTVSDHVKALHDHMGCLFLDVVVVNSGHIPEEIQRRYAEELAEPVKDDGDRLTELGIEVIRDNIVSYEDHVIRHDTKKVASLLISLITAPPSSNG, translated from the coding sequence ATGAATGCGAAAAGTCAACCGAAGATTGTCATCATCGGCGGCGGAACAGGGCTCCCTGTCTTGTTGCGCGGCTTGAAGCAGTATGCCGTTGATATTACGGCGATTGTCACTGTCGCCGATGATGGCGGCAGCTCAGGAAGATTACGCGATGAATTGCAAATTCCGCCGCCAGGAGATGTGCGCAACGTATTGGCGGCGCTGTCAGATGTCGAACCGCTTGTTGTCGAATTGTTTCAGCATCGGTTTCAAAACGGCAACGGATTGTCAGGGCATTCGCTAGGGAATTTAATTTTGGCGGCGTTGACCTCGATTACCGGCGATTTTGTGAAAGCGATCCGCGAGATGAGCAAAGTGTTGAACGTGCACGGACAAGTGTTGCCGGCGGCGAATAAAAGTGTCGTTCTTCACGCGGAGATGGAAGACGGCGCAATTGTTTCCGGGGAGTCAAAAATCCCTTATTCCGGAAAAAAAATTAAAAAAGTATTTTTGACGCCAGAAAATGTTGAGCCGCTTCCCGAAACGATTGACGCGATTCGCTCTGCGGATTTGATTGTCATCGGTCCGGGAAGTTTATATACAAGCATTTTGCCAAACTTGCTTGTGCCGAAAATCGGTCAGGAGGTTTGTCAAGCGAAGGCGAAAAAGGTATATATATGCAACGTGATGACCCAAGCGGGCGAGACGCTGCACTATACGGTAAGCGATCATGTCAAAGCGCTCCATGACCATATGGGATGCTTATTTCTTGATGTTGTCGTTGTCAATAGCGGACATATTCCGGAAGAGATCCAACGGCGTTATGCTGAAGAGTTGGCCGAACCGGTGAAGGATGATGGCGACCGGCTCACAGAGCTGGGAATTGAAGTGATTCGCGATAATATCGTCAGCTATGAAGACCACGTCATCCGTCATGACACAAAAAAAGTGGCGTCGCTGCTCATTTCGCTTATTACAGCACCTCCTTCTTCCAATGGCTGA